Proteins encoded within one genomic window of Humulus lupulus chromosome 1, drHumLupu1.1, whole genome shotgun sequence:
- the LOC133797953 gene encoding uncharacterized protein LOC133797953: protein MAKGLILGVILASMLAACMANRDGRFGFNYTDWLQKHRSWYGQHHPNKTQEVSNKIIVGGSQHWRFNFSYTDWAFKHGPFYLNDVLVFKYDPPVGKNPHPHSVYQLPDLRSFIQCDMSKAKKLANATQGAGEGFELVLDKWQPYYFACGESNGFHCDIGRMKFFAMPMLRAWSWRRT from the exons ATGGCAAAGGGATTAATATTGGGAGTGATATTAGCTTCGATGTTGGCCGCATGCATGGCCAACAGGGATGGGAGGTTCGGTTTCAACTACACAGATTGGCTTCAAAAACATCGCAGCTGGTATGGTCAACACCACCCAAACAAAACCCAAGAGGTTTCCAACAAGATTATCGTAGGTGGCTCTCAACATTGGCGCTTCAACTTTAGCTACACCGATTGGGCTTTCAAGCATGGCCCATTCTATCTGAATGACGTCTTAG TTTTTAAATATGATCCACCTGTGGGCAAGAACCCACACCCACACAGCGTGTACCAGCTGCCCGACTTGAGGAGCTTCATCCAGTGTGATATGAGTAAGGCAAAGAAGCTGGCAAACGCGACACAAGGCGCGGGTGAGGGATTTGAGCTGGTGCTGGACAAGTGGCAGCCCTACTACTTTGCCTGCGGTGAGAGCAATGGCTTCCACTGTGACATCGGACGCATGAAATTCTTCGCCATGCCAATGCTTCGTGCGTGGTCGTGGCGCCGTACTTAA
- the LOC133822051 gene encoding uncharacterized protein LOC133822051 — protein sequence MAKNDAVIQSQAASLRNLEIQLGHLANDLKNRPQGSLPSDTETPRRDGKEQCKEINLRSGKNLEVNEEKTKGSKEPTSIQTEGETSKKLASAAAEFSPVDTASGQHSTVEKTLHKPPPPFPQRFKKQQQDDQFRKFLDVLKQLHINIPLVEALEQMPNYVKFLKDILTRKRRLGEFETVTLTEGCSAMLKSKIPPKLKYPGSFTIPCSIGGRDVGRALCDLGASINLMPMSIFKKLGIGEAQPTTVTLKLADRSMAHPEGKIEDVLVQVGKFIFPADFINLDYEADRDVPIILGRPFLAIGRTLIDVENGELTMRVNDQQVTFSVFKAIKFPDDIEECSRLSVIETLVAETFHKEIRKADLEVNIFEDDEEFSKEEESQVTWVESSKLAMKFSKPYESLNLSEGNFKPPKPSFQEPPKLELKPLPSHLKYAYLGDNETLPVIISALLGAKAESLLLEVLKEHKKAIGWTMADIKGISPTFCMHKILMEVGCNNSIEQQRRLNPIMKEVVRKEVIKWLDYGIVYPISDNSWVSSVQCVPKKGGVTVVTNDNNELIPTRTVTGWRVCMDYKKLNNATRKDHFPLPFIDQMLDRLTGKEFYCFLDEYSGYNQISIAPEDQEKTTFTCPYDTFAFKRDAVWLMQCSRHLPKVYDGDFFRHGRKHS from the coding sequence ATGGCCAAGAATGACGCTGTAATTCAAAGCCAGGCAGCTTCTCTTCGGAATTTGGAAATTCAATTGGGGCATTTAGCTAATGACTTGAAAAATCGACCCCAAGGTTCTTTGCCAAGTGACACCGAGACTCCAAGGAGGGATGGCAAAGAACAATGCAAGGAAATCAATCTACGGAGTGGGAAAAATCTGGAAGTGAATGAGGAGAAAACAAAGGGCAGCaaggagcccacttcaatccaaaccgAAGGGGAAACGAGTAAAAAACTAGCAAGTGCAGCTGCTGAATTCTCCCCAGTTGATACAGCATCGGGTCAGCATTCTACTGTAGAAAAGACTTTACACAAGCCACCTCCGCCATTTCCTCAACGATTCAAAAAACAGCAGCAAGATGACCAATTCAGGAAGTTTCTGGATGTTTTGAAGCAGCTCCATATCAACATTCCCttggtggaagctttggagcAAATGCCCAATTATGTAAAGTTTTTGAAAGACATTTTGACAAGAAAGAGGAGGCTTGGTGAGTTTGAAACAGTTACTTTGACGGAGGGTTGTAGTGCAATGTTAAAAAGCAAGATTCCTCCTAAATTGAAATATCCAGGCAGCTTTACAATTCCATGTTCAATTGGTGGAAGAGATGTGGGAAGAGCTCTATGTGACTTAGGTGCTAGTATTAATCTAATGCCTATGTCAATTTTCAAAAAGCTAGGCATTGGGGAAGCTCAACCAACCACAGTTACTTTGAAATTGGCGGACCGTTCTATGGCTCATCCggaaggaaaaattgaagatgtTCTAGTGCAAGTTGGCAAGTTCATATTTCCGGCCGACTTCATTAATCTTGATTATGAAGCGGATAGAGATGTACCAATCATTTTGGGGAGGCCGTTTCTTGCTATCGGGAGGACTTTGATTGATGTGGAAAATGGAGAACTTACCATGAGGGTGAATGATCAACAAGTGACCTTTAGTGTTTTCAAAGCCATAAAGTTTCCGGATGACATCGAAGAATGCTCTAGATTAAGTGTAATTGAGACACTTGTGGCTGAAACTTTTCATAAGGAAATTCGCAAGGCTGATTTGGAGGTGAATATctttgaagatgatgaagaatttaGCAAAGAGGAGGAGTCCCAAGTCACATGGGTAGAGTCCAGCAAACTAGCCATGAAATTCAGCAAGCCTTATGAGTCTCTAAACCTATCGGAAGGGAATTTCAAGCCTCCAAAGCCTTCCTTTCAAGAACCACCAAAGCTAGAGTTAAAACCTTTGCCGAGCCACTTAAAATATGCTTACTTGGGGGACAATGAGACGCTGCCAGTCATTATTTCAGCATTATTGGGAGCTAAAGCTGAAAGTTTGTTGCTAGAGGTGTTGAAAGAGCATAAGAAAGCAATTGGTTGGACTATGGCTGACATAAAAGGCATTAGCCCGACATTTTGTATGCACAAAATACTGATGGAAGTTGGCTGTAATAACTCTATTGAGCAGCAGCGAAGGTTGAATCCCATCATGAAGGAAGTAGTTCGGAAAGAAGTGATTAAGTGGCTGGATTATGGCATTGTGTACCCGATTTCAGACAACTCATGGGTCAGCTCGGTTCAATGTGTCCCTAAAAAGGGAGGAGTTACAGTGGTGACTAATGACAATAATGAATTGATTCCCACAAGAACGGTGACTGGTTGGCGAGTTTGCATGGACTATAAGAAGCTGAATAATGCCACTCGGAAGGACCATTTTCCACTGCCATTTATTGACCAAATGTTGGATCGGTTGACGGGAAAAGAATTTTACTGTTTTCTTGACGAATATTCAGGTTATAATCAAATCTCCATTGCGCCGGAAGACCAAGAAAAGACAACATTCACTTGTCCCTACGACACCTTTGCCTTTAAAAGGGATGCCGTTTGGCTTATGCAATGCTCCCGCCACCTTCCAAAGGTGTATGATGGCGATTTTTTCAGACATGGCAGAAAACATTCTTGA